In the Aliarcobacter cryaerophilus genome, one interval contains:
- a CDS encoding ArsC/Spx/MgsR family protein produces MQKLELWHNISCSKSNSVKDFLDQNGFEISVRDYLANPPSKKELKELLKKINISIFDLVRTSEEIYKDLKLENIKEEDKLIDAVLLNPILIQRPILVGENKAFIVRPPARIEDIINSFI; encoded by the coding sequence ATGCAAAAATTAGAGTTATGGCACAATATCTCTTGCTCAAAATCAAATAGTGTAAAAGATTTTTTAGATCAAAATGGTTTTGAAATATCAGTAAGAGATTATCTTGCAAATCCACCATCAAAAAAGGAACTAAAAGAGCTTTTGAAAAAAATAAATATCTCTATTTTTGATTTAGTGCGAACAAGTGAAGAGATTTACAAAGATTTAAAACTAGAAAATATAAAAGAGGAAGATAAGTTAATAGATGCAGTTTTGCTAAATCCAATTTTAATACAAAGACCAATTTTAGTTGGAGAAAACAAGGCTTTTATAGTAAGACCACCTGCTAGAATAGAGGATATTATAAATAGTTTTATATAG
- the prpF gene encoding 2-methylaconitate cis-trans isomerase PrpF, with protein MSSYRPQIRVKATYMRGGTSKGTFFNIADLPKEAQEDKVKRDKLLQRIVGSPDIYKQQMDGMGGATSSTSKAILVGKSTVPNHDVDYYFGQVAIDKDFMDWSGNCGNLSSAVGPFAIHEGLVDNVPQNGVCCVRIWQANIKKTILCYVTMVDGQVKEMGDYYIDGVAFPAQEILLEFAEPVDPSEELFPTGNLVDDLEVPGIGTFKATMITAGIPTIFLNAADIGYKGTELQADINSDAQALARFEKIRSYGALKMGLISDLKEAETRQHTPKIAFVAPKSDFTTSSGKEVKASEIDLHVRALSMQKLHHAMMGTASVAIGVAACIEGTLVNLAAGGGEKTTVEFGHPSGTLKVGAVIKKENGKYIVDKATMSRSARIIMKGEVYAPAEILN; from the coding sequence ATGAGTAGTTATAGACCACAAATAAGAGTAAAAGCAACATATATGAGAGGTGGAACTTCAAAAGGAACATTTTTTAATATAGCAGATCTTCCAAAAGAGGCACAAGAAGATAAAGTAAAAAGAGATAAACTTCTTCAAAGAATAGTTGGAAGCCCTGATATTTATAAACAACAAATGGATGGTATGGGAGGAGCAACTTCAAGTACTTCTAAAGCAATTTTAGTTGGAAAATCAACTGTACCAAACCACGATGTTGATTACTATTTTGGTCAAGTTGCAATTGACAAAGATTTTATGGATTGGAGTGGAAATTGTGGAAATTTAAGTTCAGCAGTTGGACCTTTTGCTATTCATGAAGGACTTGTTGATAATGTGCCACAAAATGGTGTTTGTTGTGTAAGAATTTGGCAAGCAAATATCAAAAAAACAATTCTTTGTTATGTAACAATGGTTGATGGACAAGTAAAAGAGATGGGAGATTACTATATTGATGGTGTTGCTTTCCCTGCCCAAGAGATTTTATTAGAATTTGCAGAACCAGTTGATCCAAGTGAAGAATTATTTCCTACTGGGAATTTAGTAGATGATTTAGAAGTTCCTGGAATTGGAACATTTAAAGCAACTATGATAACAGCAGGAATTCCTACAATATTTTTAAATGCTGCTGATATAGGATATAAAGGAACAGAACTTCAAGCTGATATTAATAGTGATGCCCAAGCCTTAGCTAGATTTGAAAAAATAAGAAGTTATGGTGCTTTAAAAATGGGTCTTATAAGTGATTTAAAAGAAGCAGAAACTAGACAACATACTCCAAAAATTGCATTTGTTGCTCCAAAAAGTGATTTTACAACTTCAAGTGGAAAAGAGGTAAAAGCTAGCGAAATTGATTTACACGTACGTGCTTTATCTATGCAAAAACTTCACCATGCTATGATGGGAACAGCAAGTGTAGCTATTGGAGTTGCAGCTTGTATTGAAGGAACTTTAGTAAATTTAGCTGCTGGTGGAGGTGAGAAAACTACTGTTGAGTTTGGTCATCCATCTGGAACACTAAAAGTTGGAGCAGTTATCAAAAAAGAAAACGGAAAATATATTGTTGATAAAGCTACAATGAGCAGAAGTGCAAGAATTATTATGAAGGGTGAAGTTTACGCACCTGCTGAAATTTTAAATTAA